One region of Flavobacterium sp. GSB-24 genomic DNA includes:
- the gndA gene encoding NADP-dependent phosphogluconate dehydrogenase — MNKFDFGIVGLGVMGRNLLLNIASHNFAAAGLDLDTEKVNSLQQEADADHTIEATTDVKHFVGLIQQPRAIMLLVPAGKPVDSAIASLLPHLDKGDIIIDGGNTYFTDTDRRFLELSEKGIHFFGMGISGGEKGARFGPAMMPGGDQKAYERLRPIFEAIAAKVDGEPCVEYLGNGSAGNYVKMVHNGIEYGIMQLISEIYDLMKRGYNLDDTTIQKTFEEWNQTHDLKSYLIEITASILKQEDEDGSLLINKISDWAKSKGTGKWTSQNAMDLQVPVPTIDAAVVMRDMSKTKPERIEASKKLVWNGDASEVNRNEAIEALKSALYLSIVVTYAQGLAQLYTASKEYNYGLNLETVAKIWRGGCIIRANILEDFRKAYVTKADLPNLLLDSGIASKLNDNQAGMRAVIQFAVQKGLPVAGLMNSLAYFDAYRSANLPTNLIQAQRDYFGAHTYERIDKEGVFHTQWSE; from the coding sequence ATGAACAAATTTGATTTTGGAATTGTAGGACTTGGCGTAATGGGTCGTAACCTACTTTTAAATATCGCAAGCCACAACTTTGCGGCTGCAGGTTTAGACTTAGATACCGAAAAAGTCAATTCTCTTCAACAAGAAGCCGATGCCGACCATACTATTGAAGCTACGACAGATGTTAAACATTTTGTAGGACTTATTCAGCAGCCAAGAGCGATTATGCTATTGGTCCCAGCTGGAAAACCAGTTGACAGTGCCATTGCAAGCTTACTTCCTCATTTAGATAAAGGAGATATTATAATTGATGGTGGAAACACTTATTTTACCGATACAGACCGAAGATTTTTAGAATTATCTGAAAAAGGTATTCACTTCTTCGGAATGGGAATTTCAGGCGGAGAAAAAGGCGCGAGATTTGGTCCTGCTATGATGCCTGGAGGAGATCAAAAAGCCTATGAAAGACTTCGCCCTATTTTTGAAGCCATTGCTGCAAAAGTGGATGGAGAACCTTGCGTAGAATATCTTGGAAATGGTTCTGCTGGAAACTACGTAAAAATGGTTCACAACGGAATTGAATACGGAATCATGCAATTGATCTCTGAGATTTATGACCTGATGAAAAGAGGTTATAATCTGGACGATACCACTATTCAGAAAACTTTTGAAGAATGGAACCAGACTCATGATCTTAAATCATATTTGATTGAAATTACAGCAAGCATCTTAAAACAAGAAGATGAGGATGGAAGTCTTTTAATCAATAAAATTTCAGATTGGGCTAAATCGAAAGGAACAGGAAAATGGACTTCGCAAAACGCAATGGATTTACAAGTTCCAGTTCCAACTATCGATGCTGCAGTTGTTATGCGCGATATGTCTAAAACAAAACCAGAAAGAATTGAAGCTTCTAAAAAACTAGTTTGGAATGGCGATGCATCTGAAGTAAACAGAAACGAAGCAATCGAAGCTTTAAAATCGGCTTTATACCTTTCCATTGTTGTAACTTATGCACAGGGATTAGCGCAGCTTTACACCGCTTCTAAAGAATATAACTACGGATTAAATTTAGAAACTGTTGCCAAAATATGGCGCGGTGGCTGTATCATTCGCGCTAACATCTTAGAAGATTTTAGAAAAGCGTATGTTACAAAAGCAGATTTACCAAACTTACTTTTAGATTCAGGAATTGCTTCTAAATTAAATGATAACCAAGCCGGAATGAGAGCTGTTATTCAATTTGCAGTTCAAAAAGGATTGCCCGTGGCAGGACTTATGAATTCGTTAGCTTATTTTGATGCTTACAGATCTGCAAATCTTCCAACAAACCTGATTCAGGCACAGCGTGATTATTTCGGAGCTCATACGTACGAACGTATTGACAAAGAAGGTGTATTCCACACACAATGGTCTGAATAA
- a CDS encoding ionic transporter y4hA, which translates to MKQLLQWTIIIPILSWVLFFSGLVDNSSIFQIIASILLILSVMSAVHHSEIIAERVGEPYGTIILAISITVIEVSIIVSLMISEGSEAASLARDTVYAATMLILNGIIGLCLLIGSIKHYEQNFSTSSVTIGLVSLISIIVFTLVFPTFTESVHGSYYSKPQLIFASIACLVIYGSFLFAQTKGYRQYFLTNGADDESKTHPIEINNKTFYTSMVFLLVSLGIVVLLAKTLSPTIETIIIGYNLPKSLVGVIIAIIILLPEAIAAIIAARKNRLQTSLNLALGSALASIGLTIPSVAAVCIAMNMPIVLGLDIKSIVLLALSVFTVMLSLSKGKSNIVYGVVLLVNLFAFMFLMIYP; encoded by the coding sequence ATGAAACAATTATTACAATGGACCATCATTATTCCAATTTTATCGTGGGTTCTTTTTTTTAGCGGACTTGTAGACAACAGCAGTATCTTTCAAATTATTGCCAGCATTTTGCTTATTCTTAGCGTTATGTCTGCCGTACATCATTCTGAGATCATTGCAGAACGTGTTGGAGAACCTTACGGAACGATTATTTTGGCTATATCAATAACTGTTATTGAAGTTTCAATTATCGTGTCATTAATGATTTCAGAAGGATCAGAAGCTGCATCTTTAGCCAGAGACACGGTTTATGCCGCAACAATGCTTATTTTAAACGGTATTATAGGATTGTGTCTTCTTATTGGAAGCATCAAACATTACGAACAGAATTTCTCAACCTCTTCTGTAACTATTGGTTTAGTTTCGCTGATTTCTATAATCGTATTTACGTTAGTATTTCCCACTTTTACCGAAAGTGTTCACGGTTCTTATTACTCAAAGCCACAGCTTATATTTGCGTCGATTGCATGTCTGGTTATTTACGGTTCTTTTTTGTTCGCACAAACCAAAGGCTACCGACAGTATTTTCTAACGAACGGAGCTGATGATGAGTCTAAAACACATCCAATTGAAATCAATAATAAAACATTTTATACAAGTATGGTTTTTCTTTTGGTTAGTTTAGGAATCGTCGTATTACTAGCCAAAACCCTATCACCAACTATTGAAACTATTATTATCGGTTACAATCTTCCCAAATCTTTAGTTGGGGTAATCATTGCGATAATTATTTTGTTACCAGAAGCTATTGCAGCCATAATCGCAGCGAGAAAAAATAGACTTCAAACGAGTTTAAATTTAGCTTTAGGTTCTGCCCTCGCAAGTATCGGATTAACAATTCCAAGTGTTGCGGCGGTTTGTATAGCCATGAACATGCCGATTGTTTTAGGACTTGATATTAAATCTATTGTACTTTTGGCTCTATCGGTTTTCACCGTAATGCTGTCTTTAAGCAAAGGAAAATCCAACATTGTTTATGGAGTTGTGCTTCTAGTGAATCTATTTGCGTTTATGTTTCTTATGATTTATCCTTAA
- a CDS encoding helix-turn-helix domain-containing protein: protein MERNQKEEVQALQDTLHVLGGKWRLPIINSICNGNHRFREIERSIPGITTRMLSRELKEMELNMLIKRTKDRDAEIQVKYESTLYCKSFGPVIEEMIKWGKSHREEIIRKS from the coding sequence ATGGAAAGAAATCAAAAAGAAGAAGTACAAGCACTTCAAGATACATTACACGTTTTGGGCGGTAAATGGCGACTGCCAATTATCAATTCAATCTGTAACGGAAATCATCGTTTTAGAGAAATCGAACGCAGTATTCCGGGAATTACTACACGCATGCTTTCGAGAGAACTCAAAGAAATGGAACTCAACATGCTGATTAAAAGAACCAAAGACCGCGATGCCGAAATTCAGGTCAAATACGAATCAACACTCTATTGTAAATCATTTGGTCCTGTTATCGAAGAAATGATAAAATGGGGAAAATCGCATCGAGAAGAAATCATTAGAAAATCCTAA
- a CDS encoding response regulator produces MPEKNNLHIIIAEDDIDDADVITETFTKNPHFSKVSLVANGEELLNYLKNTSNESPDVILTDINMPIIDGIEALQEILNTNELKNIPCFVYSTSINPSYKEKCDDLGVKAYLIKPYSFEAFAEIPKTILSIIEA; encoded by the coding sequence ATGCCAGAAAAAAATAATTTACATATCATAATCGCCGAAGATGACATTGATGATGCTGATGTTATCACAGAAACTTTTACAAAAAATCCACATTTCAGCAAAGTAAGCCTTGTGGCTAATGGCGAAGAACTGCTGAATTACTTAAAAAATACTTCAAACGAAAGTCCGGACGTTATTCTTACCGATATCAATATGCCTATTATTGACGGAATTGAAGCTTTACAGGAAATTCTGAATACCAATGAATTGAAAAACATTCCGTGTTTCGTTTATTCGACAAGTATAAATCCTTCATACAAGGAAAAATGCGATGATCTGGGCGTAAAAGCCTATCTTATTAAGCCGTATTCTTTTGAAGCTTTCGCGGAAATCCCAAAAACTATTTTAAGTATTATTGAAGCTTAA
- a CDS encoding ATP-binding protein: MEDNKKNINALLAEIESLKEELYESTSIINAIKQGDVDALVVSSNGVPELYSLETADYTYRLLIEKFGQGALSISRNGLILYCNEYFSKLVGIPSEKIIGNYLNEYFDNPEQFTQLIEALRYGITTHEILLKSDNVEKTFPAYIALTDLEPSVEAIGIVITDLTEKKKHEEALIRHQKELEEKIHELNKTNRNLEEFIHVISHDLKEPLRKIVMNTGRIDGSYFKEADTKAINVMKLSALRLNSLVDDLVSYSSHTAQEERTEINLKSVISEVIEDFEIIISDKNAKIKIGKLPIIKASRVQMRQLFSNLISNAIKYGKANTPPVIEIFQEENLNSEIPNQNSKFVKVQVKDNGIGMEKSHLLKIFIIFQRLHARNEYSGNGIGLAICKKIMENHSGNITVESKLNEGTTFNLYFPIL, translated from the coding sequence TTGGAAGACAACAAAAAAAATATAAACGCATTATTAGCAGAAATTGAGTCGCTAAAGGAAGAACTTTATGAGTCAACCAGCATCATTAATGCTATAAAGCAGGGAGATGTCGATGCGCTGGTAGTAAGCAGCAATGGAGTTCCTGAACTTTACTCTCTCGAAACTGCAGATTATACCTATCGTCTTCTTATTGAAAAATTTGGACAGGGCGCGCTGAGTATTTCAAGAAACGGACTTATACTCTACTGCAATGAGTATTTTTCTAAATTGGTCGGAATACCGTCTGAAAAAATAATTGGAAATTATCTTAATGAATATTTTGATAATCCAGAACAGTTTACTCAGTTAATTGAAGCGCTTCGTTATGGCATTACCACGCATGAGATTCTTTTAAAATCAGATAATGTTGAGAAGACTTTCCCTGCATATATCGCTTTAACAGATCTTGAGCCTTCTGTGGAAGCTATTGGAATCGTGATTACCGATTTAACCGAGAAGAAGAAACACGAAGAAGCTTTAATTCGGCATCAGAAGGAATTAGAAGAAAAAATACACGAATTGAATAAAACAAACCGTAATCTGGAGGAATTTATTCACGTAATCTCACATGACCTTAAGGAACCGCTTCGAAAAATTGTGATGAATACGGGCAGAATCGACGGAAGTTATTTTAAAGAAGCAGACACGAAAGCGATAAACGTTATGAAATTATCTGCCCTTCGATTGAATTCGCTGGTGGACGATTTAGTTTCGTATTCCTCACATACCGCGCAGGAAGAACGCACAGAAATAAACCTGAAATCTGTAATTTCTGAAGTAATTGAAGATTTTGAAATCATAATTTCTGATAAAAATGCGAAAATTAAAATTGGAAAATTACCAATCATTAAAGCTTCCAGAGTTCAAATGAGACAGCTTTTTTCTAATCTGATCTCAAACGCCATTAAGTACGGCAAAGCCAACACTCCACCAGTAATAGAAATTTTTCAGGAAGAAAATTTAAATTCTGAAATACCAAATCAAAATAGTAAATTTGTAAAAGTTCAGGTAAAAGATAACGGCATTGGAATGGAAAAAAGTCATTTGCTGAAAATTTTTATCATTTTTCAGCGTCTGCATGCCCGAAATGAATATTCAGGAAACGGTATCGGTCTTGCCATCTGTAAAAAGATTATGGAAAACCACTCTGGAAATATTACCGTAGAAAGTAAATTGAACGAAGGCACAACATTTAATCTTTACTTCCCAATCTTATAA
- a CDS encoding circadian clock KaiB family protein gives MEDSSDGTSTTKHKFILFVSGMSVKSGHAIENLRKICDTYLTDNYELEIIDISRDKEQAVIHQIVAIPTLIKTHPEPKRIILGDLSDKEKVLYILNISE, from the coding sequence ATGGAAGATTCATCTGATGGCACTAGTACAACCAAACATAAATTCATACTTTTTGTTTCAGGTATGTCTGTTAAATCAGGACATGCAATCGAAAATTTGCGCAAAATCTGCGATACATACCTCACAGATAATTATGAATTAGAAATAATAGATATCAGCCGTGATAAAGAGCAAGCCGTGATTCATCAAATTGTAGCTATTCCTACATTGATAAAAACGCATCCAGAACCTAAAAGGATTATTTTAGGGGATTTATCAGATAAAGAAAAAGTATTGTACATACTTAATATAAGCGAATAA
- a CDS encoding circadian clock KaiB family protein gives MKKEVAEWQLLLYIAGQTPKSIKALENIKKYAEEHLKGKYSIEIIDLLKNPQLAEGDQILAVPTLVRKFPEPIRKIIGDLSNEERVLVGLNIKPITA, from the coding sequence ATGAAAAAAGAAGTAGCCGAATGGCAATTATTGCTTTACATAGCAGGGCAAACGCCAAAATCGATCAAAGCACTTGAAAATATAAAAAAGTATGCCGAAGAACATCTTAAAGGAAAGTACAGCATCGAAATTATCGATTTGCTGAAGAATCCGCAATTGGCAGAAGGCGATCAAATTTTGGCTGTACCTACTTTGGTGAGAAAATTTCCTGAACCAATACGTAAAATTATTGGAGATCTTTCTAATGAAGAAAGAGTGCTTGTAGGACTTAATATCAAACCTATAACTGCTTAA
- the kaiC gene encoding circadian clock protein KaiC, producing the protein MQEKTKSHSFIFPKTPTGVDGLDEITGGGFPKGRPTLICGGAGCGKTLLSMQFLIKGITDYNEPGVFMSFEEPSDDLTLNVKSLGFDLEQLKKDKKLVVDHVRVERSEIEEAGEYDLDGLFIRLGHAIDSIKATRVVLDTIESLFAGLDNQAILRAELRRLFHWLKTKGVTAVITGERGEATLTRQGLEEYVSDCVIVLDHRVIEQVSTRRLRIVKYRGSTHGTNEYPFLIDEDGISVLPITSLKLDNEVSSDVIPTGVPGLNEMFNGGGFYRGSNILVSGTAGTAKTTVACYFANEQCQKNEKTIYFAFEESPQQLVRNMKSIGIDLDKHIKKGILQIHSSRPSLNGLELHLLTLRKLIKDFQPTTIIIDPISNLITVGSEQEVRSMLVRLIDMLKANNITALFTSLNKQTDNFRPDLAEESVSSLVDTWITVRDMEGVGERNRGIFIIKARGMGHSNQVREFVITGNGIELLDVELGPQGILTGAARKSHQFKKTISDIKLQNEISRKDREIERKRKVLEANIEALRNEFESAEEELSILKATEELQAKLSSNKNK; encoded by the coding sequence GTGCAAGAAAAAACAAAATCACATAGTTTTATATTTCCAAAAACTCCAACTGGAGTCGACGGACTAGACGAGATTACAGGTGGCGGCTTTCCTAAAGGACGTCCAACTTTAATTTGCGGTGGTGCCGGATGCGGAAAAACATTGTTGTCTATGCAATTTCTTATTAAAGGAATTACAGATTACAATGAACCTGGAGTTTTCATGTCTTTTGAAGAACCTTCGGATGACCTTACTTTAAACGTTAAATCGCTTGGCTTTGATTTAGAGCAGCTTAAAAAAGATAAGAAACTTGTAGTAGATCATGTTCGTGTCGAAAGATCGGAGATTGAAGAAGCAGGTGAATACGATCTCGATGGCCTTTTTATTCGATTAGGTCATGCCATCGATTCTATAAAAGCAACACGTGTTGTTTTGGATACGATCGAATCTCTATTTGCAGGTCTTGATAATCAGGCGATTCTTAGGGCCGAATTGCGAAGATTATTCCATTGGCTCAAAACGAAAGGTGTAACAGCAGTTATTACAGGAGAACGCGGTGAAGCAACGTTAACCCGCCAAGGTTTGGAAGAATATGTTTCGGACTGTGTAATTGTTCTCGATCATCGTGTAATTGAGCAGGTTTCGACCAGAAGACTTCGAATTGTAAAATATAGAGGTTCAACGCATGGAACAAACGAATATCCGTTTTTAATTGATGAGGATGGAATTTCGGTTCTTCCTATTACATCATTAAAATTGGACAACGAAGTTTCATCAGATGTAATTCCGACGGGCGTTCCTGGATTGAACGAAATGTTTAATGGCGGCGGATTCTACCGTGGCAGCAACATATTAGTTTCTGGAACGGCTGGAACGGCAAAAACTACAGTGGCTTGTTATTTTGCCAATGAACAGTGCCAAAAGAACGAAAAAACCATTTACTTTGCGTTCGAAGAATCGCCCCAGCAATTGGTTCGCAACATGAAGTCAATTGGGATTGATCTGGACAAACATATCAAGAAAGGCATTTTGCAAATTCATTCGTCACGTCCATCATTAAATGGTCTTGAACTGCATTTGCTTACGCTGCGAAAATTGATCAAAGATTTTCAGCCAACAACTATTATTATTGATCCAATTAGTAATTTAATTACGGTCGGAAGTGAACAAGAAGTGAGATCTATGCTCGTAAGACTTATTGATATGCTTAAAGCAAATAATATTACGGCATTGTTTACATCTTTGAACAAACAGACGGATAATTTTAGACCTGATCTGGCAGAAGAATCTGTTTCGTCATTGGTAGATACTTGGATCACAGTTCGTGATATGGAAGGTGTAGGCGAAAGAAACCGCGGTATCTTTATTATTAAGGCCAGAGGAATGGGGCATTCTAATCAGGTTAGAGAATTTGTTATAACCGGCAACGGAATAGAATTATTGGATGTAGAATTAGGACCACAGGGAATTCTGACTGGTGCTGCGAGAAAATCACATCAATTCAAGAAAACTATTTCTGATATTAAACTTCAAAACGAAATTAGCCGAAAAGACAGGGAAATTGAACGTAAACGCAAAGTCCTTGAAGCTAATATTGAAGCTTTAAGAAACGAATTTGAATCGGCAGAAGAAGAATTAAGCATCCTGAAAGCAACAGAAGAATTACAGGCTAAATTATCTTCTAACAAAAACAAATAA
- a CDS encoding SDR family oxidoreductase, which translates to MDNLDNKIVVITGGNSGIGYATAKQLKEQGAQVIITERRKKAIEKAASELNVTAITADQSNISDIENLAAQVKANFGLVDILFINAGIAGLGTIEQTTEELFDNIVNINLKGAYFTLSKFIPILKDGASVVFLSSNTASMPGPGSSVYSASKTALNSVMKSAALELAPRKIRVNSVSPGPTQTEVMNKVGLDEATVEGIMDVVIEKVPLKQMGRAEDVAKMVSFLSSDAAVFITGADFIMDGGMSLG; encoded by the coding sequence ATGGACAATTTAGATAATAAAATTGTAGTAATAACGGGCGGAAACAGCGGAATAGGTTATGCTACAGCCAAACAATTAAAAGAGCAGGGTGCGCAGGTTATTATTACAGAAAGAAGAAAGAAAGCGATAGAAAAAGCAGCTTCAGAATTAAATGTTACTGCCATTACAGCAGATCAATCAAATATTTCGGATATCGAAAACCTGGCCGCTCAGGTAAAAGCTAATTTTGGTTTGGTAGATATTTTATTTATCAATGCTGGAATTGCAGGTTTAGGAACAATCGAACAAACCACAGAAGAACTATTTGACAATATTGTGAATATCAATCTTAAAGGAGCTTATTTCACGCTCAGCAAATTTATTCCGATTCTGAAAGACGGCGCTTCAGTAGTTTTTCTTTCTTCGAATACAGCGAGTATGCCTGGGCCGGGATCTTCCGTTTATTCAGCAAGTAAAACGGCTTTGAATTCAGTAATGAAATCGGCGGCATTAGAATTAGCGCCAAGAAAAATCAGAGTAAATTCAGTAAGCCCAGGACCAACCCAAACCGAAGTCATGAACAAAGTAGGTCTAGACGAAGCCACCGTTGAAGGTATTATGGATGTCGTAATAGAAAAAGTCCCGCTCAAACAAATGGGAAGGGCAGAAGATGTCGCTAAAATGGTTTCTTTTTTGAGTAGTGATGCTGCGGTTTTTATTACTGGTGCTGATTTCATTATGGATGGTGGGATGAGTTTGGGATAA
- a CDS encoding universal stress protein: MIPPLTIIAATNFSAIANNAVNYAAGLAKATGAKLVLFNSFSLSVHSANSHITADAMQKQIEKAASRLETLGKEIADLFKIEVNSICNFSFLEDELPSIISQTEASLVVMGMAERSFEQELLGNTTTSIIKNLNIPVLAVPEKARFENVQRVLYACDALGFSAIKKFSWMKRVIGNLGAEIEFFSVDEKLDALKEEQNRILLNSTLEKEFEEVKYLYKTVRSNAVINEIKKEIKSYEADILVMVPQKYGFWDSLVHKSKTRIMAAGLDIPLLSFPNY; the protein is encoded by the coding sequence ATGATTCCACCACTTACTATAATAGCTGCTACCAACTTTTCGGCTATAGCAAATAATGCGGTTAATTATGCTGCGGGACTTGCAAAAGCTACTGGGGCAAAATTAGTTCTATTTAATTCGTTTTCCTTGAGCGTGCACAGCGCTAATTCGCACATAACTGCAGACGCCATGCAGAAACAAATAGAGAAAGCTGCTTCGAGACTTGAAACTTTAGGGAAAGAAATTGCCGATCTGTTTAAAATCGAGGTGAATTCGATCTGTAATTTCTCCTTTTTAGAAGACGAACTTCCATCTATAATTTCTCAAACTGAAGCCAGTTTAGTAGTAATGGGAATGGCAGAACGTTCTTTTGAGCAGGAATTGCTAGGAAATACCACAACATCAATCATTAAGAATTTAAATATTCCAGTTTTAGCAGTTCCAGAAAAAGCTCGCTTTGAAAATGTACAAAGAGTACTTTACGCGTGCGATGCTTTAGGTTTTTCGGCTATTAAAAAGTTCAGCTGGATGAAAAGAGTAATCGGAAATCTTGGGGCTGAAATTGAATTTTTCAGTGTTGATGAGAAATTGGATGCCCTTAAAGAAGAACAGAATAGAATTTTATTAAACTCAACGCTCGAAAAAGAGTTTGAAGAAGTGAAATATCTCTATAAAACAGTCCGCTCAAATGCTGTGATTAATGAGATAAAGAAAGAAATTAAAAGTTATGAAGCTGATATTTTAGTTATGGTACCCCAAAAATATGGTTTTTGGGATTCTCTGGTTCATAAAAGTAAAACCAGAATAATGGCAGCAGGATTAGACATCCCATTATTATCGTTTCCGAATTATTAG
- a CDS encoding beta-ketoacyl-ACP synthase III yields the protein MNAVITAIGGFVPSSILTNKKISETVDTSEEWIEKRTGIKERRIADCNTATSDLASAAIENLLENYNVDRLEVEALLVATATPDHILAPTASIVCEKSGLANAFGFDMNAACSGFLYALEMGANMIESGRYSKIIVVGADKMSSIVDYEDRNTCILFGDGAGAVLLEKTESDNGLMKTILKTDGSGTSSLLVPSGGSRNPTSMQSLLHRTNYLKQEGAFVFKKAVASMSQVSQDALAKNELHAEQIDWVIPHQANLRIINAVSESLNIDSEKVKVNIHRYGNTTSATVPLCLWDFKEDFKPGQNLLITTFGAGFSWGATCLKWGVMREKKAVKTIKTVTVNENVLVEH from the coding sequence ATGAATGCAGTTATAACAGCTATAGGTGGTTTTGTACCATCATCAATCCTAACCAATAAAAAAATTTCAGAAACCGTTGATACATCAGAAGAATGGATCGAAAAACGAACTGGAATAAAAGAACGTAGAATTGCAGATTGTAACACAGCAACCTCAGACCTTGCCAGTGCTGCAATTGAGAACCTTTTAGAAAATTATAATGTAGACCGTCTAGAGGTTGAAGCTTTGCTTGTGGCAACAGCAACTCCCGACCATATTTTGGCACCAACTGCTAGTATTGTATGTGAAAAAAGCGGTCTTGCAAATGCTTTCGGATTTGACATGAATGCGGCTTGCAGCGGTTTTTTATATGCGCTGGAAATGGGAGCAAATATGATCGAAAGCGGACGTTATTCTAAAATAATTGTCGTTGGAGCAGATAAAATGAGCTCGATCGTAGATTATGAAGACAGAAATACGTGTATTCTTTTTGGTGATGGAGCAGGAGCAGTTTTGTTAGAAAAAACAGAATCGGATAACGGATTAATGAAAACTATTTTGAAGACAGACGGAAGCGGAACATCTTCATTATTAGTGCCTTCAGGAGGATCTAGAAATCCAACTTCAATGCAGAGCCTTTTGCACAGAACCAATTATTTAAAACAAGAAGGTGCTTTTGTTTTTAAGAAAGCAGTTGCTTCTATGAGTCAGGTTTCGCAAGATGCTTTGGCTAAAAATGAATTACACGCAGAACAAATTGACTGGGTAATTCCGCATCAAGCTAATTTAAGAATCATAAACGCAGTAAGCGAAAGCCTTAATATCGATTCTGAAAAAGTAAAAGTGAATATTCACCGTTACGGAAACACAACATCTGCAACAGTTCCGTTGTGTTTATGGGATTTTAAAGAAGACTTTAAACCAGGTCAGAATTTATTGATTACTACATTTGGCGCAGGATTTTCGTGGGGAGCAACTTGTTTAAAATGGGGTGTTATGCGCGAAAAGAAAGCCGTTAAAACTATTAAGACAGTAACTGTAAACGAGAATGTTTTAGTGGAGCATTAA
- a CDS encoding histidine kinase, with the protein MGRQKQNKKSGKNFFYKYYRIIVIPAVFLVYLSSYYFLNPYRNFEDQGLLDLDQTFDIFIILLYCAILTELTLFVGRKLNYYIRWDQNPVFRAIAQFICLIAGNILLNYLFFCLWDYLYPRIDFEENELVIIWQSKIMAAIISLFISAIHTGIFLLNRWRLNSEETAELKIKASELQEAVTRSELESLKLQLDPHFIFNNFSTLTELIYENQDEAASFLENITRVYRYMISNLNKDTISVKEEIEFLNAYFYLLKKRLGEKIDLKIQVDQSCMGLHLPPLTLQLLVENAVKHNMATLACPLTILVYSDLKDIIVRNNLQRTAGKSLTSTKIGNKNIEFRYKILFDRMPDFCESNGNYYARLPLI; encoded by the coding sequence ATGGGAAGACAAAAACAAAATAAAAAATCAGGAAAGAATTTTTTCTATAAATACTACAGAATTATAGTAATTCCAGCTGTTTTTTTAGTGTATTTGTCTTCCTATTACTTTTTAAATCCTTATAGAAATTTTGAAGATCAAGGTTTGCTGGACTTAGATCAGACTTTCGATATTTTCATTATTCTATTGTATTGTGCCATACTTACCGAGCTTACTCTTTTTGTCGGCAGAAAATTAAATTATTACATACGCTGGGACCAAAATCCAGTTTTTAGGGCTATAGCACAATTTATATGTCTAATAGCTGGAAATATTCTTTTAAATTATCTTTTTTTCTGTCTGTGGGATTATCTATATCCCCGTATAGATTTTGAAGAAAATGAATTGGTTATCATTTGGCAGTCAAAAATTATGGCTGCTATTATTTCGCTGTTTATAAGCGCTATTCATACTGGAATATTTTTATTGAATAGATGGCGTCTAAATTCTGAAGAAACAGCCGAATTAAAAATCAAAGCTTCAGAACTGCAGGAAGCGGTTACGAGATCTGAACTCGAATCTTTAAAATTACAGTTAGATCCGCATTTTATTTTCAATAATTTCAGTACGCTGACGGAGTTAATTTATGAAAATCAAGACGAAGCCGCCTCTTTTTTAGAAAATATTACAAGGGTTTATCGTTACATGATTTCTAACTTGAATAAAGATACCATAAGTGTAAAAGAAGAAATAGAGTTTTTAAACGCCTATTTTTATCTTTTGAAGAAAAGACTTGGAGAAAAAATCGATTTAAAAATACAGGTTGATCAATCTTGTATGGGACTTCATTTACCACCTTTGACTTTGCAATTACTGGTTGAAAATGCTGTAAAACATAATATGGCGACTTTAGCTTGTCCGCTTACAATTTTGGTATATTCCGATTTGAAAGATATTATAGTTCGAAATAACTTGCAGCGAACTGCTGGAAAAAGCCTGACTTCTACCAAAATTGGAAATAAAAACATAGAATTTCGGTATAAAATATTATTTGACCGAATGCCAGATTTTTGCGAGTCTAACGGAAATTATTATGCACGTCTGCCATTAATTTAG